The window GGTAGGGTGTGTTTTGTAGTTTAGACTGTCTTACAGCAGCTGCTGCCCCACCGTATGTCGTTTTTCCAGGGTAAAAAGGAGAATGTCCAAGCTGACTTGTTTTAAGAACTGAAGAATTCCCAAGTGAAGGAGAAAGTGTTCCAAAGACAGACAAATTGAATGCTGGTTTTTTTGAGCTGGTGGCAGTGTGCTGTGAGAGCGAATGAGAACACAGAGGTGGCACTGAAGTGTTCTTTGAAAGAGCTATATCTTTATCAGAAGCTCTTGAAGAAAAACCGCTGGTGGTTGAGATGTTACCATCATCATGCTGAGAGgtagcatctttaatttcctttgcgAGGGAGAATCCAGAACTGCCAGTTGGGAATGCCGAAGATGTGGAGGGCTGACAGTGTACTGCAGGAGATCCCAACATGGAGAAATTCAGATGGCTCCGGTGAAGAGAAGGCCTTGTTAATACATCTGGATAATTTGAAGCAGTACTAGTCGTTGAGGGTCCTTCTGTATTACTGACTGGTGGCTCAGGAGGGATTCTCCCATCATGCATGTGAGGGTTCTCCTCACCAGCATGTATTATATGGTCATCTTCCCTATTTTCCGGCCACTGTGCCACCTCTCTGGTGCCTGTTGTGCAGCTACATACACCTTCATTCTTGTGGAAGTATCTTTGTAGCCATCCGGGCACAATATTCTTAACAGATTCTGTGACCCTGCTGAGAatgccctgctgctgctgctgtcgccCCTGCTGGTAAGGTTTAACTGGCCCCTGGTGGCAACGCCGAGTCCGGATCTTGCCGCCAGCGCCCCCTCCTATGCCTCCAGCTCCCGAGGCCATGGCGTGAGCCTCCGCGGCTTCCCCGTCCGGGGCGGGAGAGGCAGAGACGGCCTTAAAGCCCCCGCGCGCCCGGCCGCAGCCCAAAAGTACGCACGCGCCGCCCACACAGCGGGGCACAGGCACACCGGGAATCGCGGGGCTGCGAGCAGGAGCGGAGAGAGAACGAGCGCTGGCGGCAGGGAAGGGGGTGGCGGCGACAGAGGCCGAGGACCTGGC of the Physeter macrocephalus isolate SW-GA unplaced genomic scaffold, ASM283717v5 random_2380, whole genome shotgun sequence genome contains:
- the LOC112063001 gene encoding LOW QUALITY PROTEIN: nuclear pore complex protein Nup153-like (The sequence of the model RefSeq protein was modified relative to this genomic sequence to represent the inferred CDS: substituted 1 base at 1 genomic stop codon), which codes for MASGAGGIGGGAGGKIRTRRCHQGPVKPYQQGRQQQQQGILSRVTESVKNIVPGWLQRYFHKNEGVCSCTTGTREVAQWPENREDDHIIHAGEENPHMHDGRIPPEPPVSNTEGPSTTSTASNYPDVLTRPSLHRSHLNFSMLGSPAVHCQPSTSSAFPTGSSGFSLAKEIKDATSQHDDGNISTTSGFSSRASDKDIALSKNTSVPPLCSHSLSQHTATSSKKPAFNLSVFGTLSPSLGNSSVLKTSQLGHSPFYPGKTTYGGAAAAVRQSKLQNTPYQAPVTRQMKAKQLNTQSNGVTSLTARRILQSLEKMSSPLLDAKRIPSVFSSPLNSPLDRSGTDTTTDFQARREKVDSQPPPVQRLMIPKPVSRAANRAVYFKPARTPSGELRRTSQRIGKKRSTGXENSMTPGQSREQRESGSSYPDCSVSAANGLSSGGGGGGGKMRRERTRFVASEPQEEEETEVPVLPKNSLPITGSSVPTFSFSSSVITTSSPSPTSPSQSLTNQVQMTSPNSTGSPLFRFSCPIIKSTEADVLYLPHISCYN